A part of Candidatus Dormiibacterota bacterium genomic DNA contains:
- the pgl gene encoding 6-phosphogluconolactonase, with the protein MGSNPTLSAIHPVGGPFCNSLVMSKPSPKPELRVVSDLEELERAGAGEFARLARGAGPKRPFTVALSGGATPRGAYTRVTQAPYRDLVPWPALQFFWGDERHVPPDHPDSNYRMALETLLSKVPVPPGNVHRIPAESPDAAAAASAYESTLKSYFGLKEGQAPRFDLILLGLGADGHVASLFPGSEALREPRRLVTAPWVEPMRARRITLTPPVIRNAASVMVLVSGDAKAEALRRALAPEGSLDECPARLLQEARGRVVVIADRGAAHLVR; encoded by the coding sequence GTGGGTTCGAATCCCACCCTCTCCGCCATTCACCCTGTCGGCGGGCCGTTCTGCAACAGCCTGGTCATGAGCAAACCGTCCCCGAAACCTGAACTGCGCGTCGTCTCCGACCTCGAAGAGCTGGAGCGGGCCGGAGCCGGCGAATTCGCTCGCCTGGCGCGGGGCGCGGGTCCGAAGCGACCGTTCACCGTCGCGCTCTCCGGCGGCGCCACGCCGCGGGGGGCGTACACGCGCGTCACGCAGGCCCCGTACCGCGACCTGGTTCCCTGGCCGGCGCTCCAGTTCTTCTGGGGGGACGAGCGTCACGTCCCGCCGGACCATCCCGACAGCAACTACCGGATGGCGCTGGAAACTCTGCTGTCGAAGGTGCCGGTGCCGCCCGGGAACGTGCACCGGATCCCGGCGGAGAGCCCGGACGCCGCGGCCGCGGCGAGCGCGTACGAGTCGACGCTGAAGTCGTATTTCGGGCTGAAGGAGGGACAGGCTCCGCGCTTCGACCTGATCCTCCTGGGTCTCGGGGCCGACGGCCACGTGGCGTCCCTCTTTCCGGGGAGCGAGGCGCTGCGTGAACCCAGGCGTCTCGTCACGGCCCCCTGGGTCGAGCCGATGCGGGCCCGCCGGATCACGCTCACTCCTCCCGTCATCCGGAATGCCGCGAGCGTCATGGTCCTGGTCAGCGGCGACGCCAAGGCGGAGGCGCTGCGGCGCGCGCTCGCCCCCGAGGGCAGCCTGGACGAGTGCCCGGCGCGGCTTCTCCAGGAGGCGCGCGGCCGCGTCGTCGTCATCGCCGATCGCGGAGCGGCGCATCTCGTCCGATGA